In one window of Pseudanabaena sp. BC1403 DNA:
- the ftsE gene encoding cell division ATP-binding protein FtsE: MLKLPTKLNPTSIESNTAKTFDENTTKGQKSVIVKLENVRKTYTNGAIGLRDVNIELYKGDFKFITGHSGSGKSTLLKLLYGAEQATDGDVIVNGVNLNGLKGNNLAMLRRKIGIVFQDYKLVPRRTVSENIAFVLMAQGYTYKEIQRRVQPALKMVGLMHKADCFPEELSGGEQQRTSIARAIVNTPPLVLADEPTGNLDPDNAWQVIKILKKLNSFGVTVLLTTHDEQLVRAANHPVLHLQNGYIV, translated from the coding sequence ATGCTAAAACTGCCAACAAAACTAAACCCAACATCAATCGAATCAAACACAGCCAAAACTTTTGACGAAAATACCACTAAGGGTCAAAAGTCGGTCATCGTTAAATTAGAAAATGTTCGCAAGACCTATACTAACGGCGCTATTGGATTACGCGACGTGAACATAGAGCTTTATAAAGGTGACTTTAAATTTATTACAGGTCATTCGGGATCGGGGAAATCCACATTATTGAAGTTACTTTATGGTGCAGAACAAGCTACAGATGGGGATGTAATTGTGAATGGGGTTAACCTTAACGGTTTAAAGGGGAATAATCTGGCGATGTTGCGCCGCAAAATTGGCATTGTATTTCAAGATTACAAACTTGTTCCACGGCGCACTGTTTCTGAAAATATTGCCTTTGTTTTAATGGCTCAAGGCTATACTTACAAGGAAATTCAGCGACGTGTCCAGCCTGCTTTGAAGATGGTTGGTTTAATGCATAAGGCGGATTGTTTTCCTGAAGAGCTTTCGGGAGGGGAACAGCAAAGGACAAGTATTGCGAGAGCGATCGTTAATACTCCGCCGCTTGTACTTGCGGACGAGCCAACAGGTAATCTTGATCCTGATAATGCTTGGCAAGTAATTAAAATTTTGAAAAAGTTGAATTCGTTTGGGGTGACGGTGCTTTTGACTACTCATGATGAGCAGTTAGTCAGAGCGGCTAATCATCCTGTTTTGCATTTGCAAAATGGTTACATCGTCTAG
- a CDS encoding ABC transporter permease: MVQNVVRFFTKIEYLLRETFLGLRRGGWMNWAAISTVAVLLFLFGASLQISWQLENVLGQLGSQLEISVYLDENVVGESMQPRLLLVEGVTAAKLIPKEDAWQNLMKDLGKNDLNQATQQLGGNPLVDEFKVRAVSSDRVPDVAKRISGLKGINEVWYTNEVVERIGQLRRALSNSSVALVAIFTVIAIAVITTTIRLIVLARRREIEVMQLVGATAVWIYFPFVLQGVFFGITGAGTAYLMLMLSTNLLGDAIVNQPELIKSLTLGLTTDLRVQLLLPAVLVCFGSVIGVLGSLLAVRRFSFNT; the protein is encoded by the coding sequence ATGGTACAAAACGTCGTTCGCTTCTTCACTAAAATCGAATATCTGCTACGTGAGACTTTTTTAGGACTGCGGCGTGGCGGCTGGATGAATTGGGCTGCTATTAGTACTGTGGCAGTGTTGTTGTTTTTGTTTGGGGCAAGCCTACAAATTTCTTGGCAACTGGAAAATGTTCTGGGGCAGCTAGGAAGTCAATTAGAAATTTCGGTTTACTTAGACGAAAATGTCGTTGGTGAGTCGATGCAACCACGTTTACTATTGGTTGAAGGTGTTACCGCTGCAAAGCTGATTCCTAAGGAAGATGCTTGGCAAAATTTGATGAAGGATCTGGGTAAAAATGATCTTAATCAAGCAACGCAACAGCTTGGGGGGAATCCTTTGGTTGATGAGTTTAAGGTGAGGGCTGTGTCTAGCGATCGCGTGCCTGATGTTGCCAAACGTATTTCTGGCTTAAAGGGGATTAATGAGGTTTGGTATACCAATGAGGTTGTGGAGCGGATTGGACAATTACGCCGTGCTTTAAGTAATAGCAGTGTGGCGCTCGTGGCGATTTTTACGGTAATTGCGATCGCGGTTATTACTACAACAATTCGTCTGATCGTGTTGGCAAGGCGACGTGAAATCGAGGTAATGCAATTAGTGGGTGCAACGGCGGTGTGGATTTATTTTCCGTTTGTCTTGCAGGGGGTATTTTTTGGAATTACAGGTGCTGGGACTGCTTATTTAATGCTGATGCTCAGCACTAATCTTTTAGGTGACGCGATTGTCAATCAGCCAGAATTAATCAAGTCGCTAACTTTAGGGCTGACTACTGATTTACGAGTACAGCTTCTGTTGCCTGCGGTCTTAGTATGTTTTGGATCAGTTATTGGTGTGTTGGGTAGCTTATTAGCAGTAAGGAGATTTTCCTTTAATACATAA
- a CDS encoding sterol desaturase family protein: protein MEVILEVTLEFIRAITATLLLLLLGDFFSTFLYHVPEHVFGKFHSIVHHGKNRSFLHYAVLTRNPLVMLDGILGAVPYFIFTPWLWQLSAVGTIIGLLLGEFHVVWRHVSILEWKTPEPFKSWCDLLFITTPERHWLHHQNAFAAYGDIFSFYDYPAQRWLTFLRFVRRKFKQLNQSSSSKTISV from the coding sequence TTGGAAGTTATTTTAGAAGTTACTTTAGAGTTTATTAGGGCAATTACAGCAACATTGCTGTTGCTTCTGCTAGGCGACTTCTTTTCAACATTTTTGTATCATGTTCCTGAACATGTGTTTGGTAAGTTTCACTCCATCGTGCATCATGGCAAAAACCGCAGCTTTCTTCACTATGCAGTTTTGACCAGAAATCCTCTCGTAATGCTAGATGGCATTTTAGGAGCGGTTCCTTACTTTATATTCACACCTTGGCTGTGGCAATTATCAGCTGTTGGTACGATTATTGGGTTGTTATTAGGTGAGTTTCATGTTGTGTGGCGACATGTTTCAATCCTTGAATGGAAAACTCCAGAACCTTTTAAATCTTGGTGTGATTTATTGTTTATCACTACGCCCGAAAGACATTGGTTACATCATCAAAATGCTTTTGCTGCTTATGGTGACATTTTTTCTTTTTATGATTATCCTGCTCAAAGATGGCTAACTTTCTTACGGTTTGTCCGCCGTAAATTTAAGCAGTTAAATCAATCAAGCAGTAGTAAAACTATTAGTGTTTAA
- the fetB gene encoding ABC transporter permease — MNAVIDLDIPKMAIALGMVAIAISLSVWQKLAIAKNLLVATFRSIIQLIVVGFLLDAVFEIKQPVVILFIIFLMSLMAAREAKNRVREKVPYILPIMWISVIVGTLAILAYTTFLVVQPDTWYSPQYLIPLAGMILGNSMNGAAIASERFTQDLVKRSREIETHLCLGATPKQAIANYQSDAIRASMIPTINVMMVTGVVSLPGMMTGQILGGVSPLLAVRYQLVILFAITTANLITALILTNLVSRQFFTPAQQLKLP; from the coding sequence ATGAATGCTGTTATTGATCTAGATATCCCCAAAATGGCGATCGCCCTCGGTATGGTGGCAATCGCTATTAGTTTATCGGTTTGGCAAAAATTAGCGATCGCTAAGAATTTATTAGTCGCCACCTTTCGCAGCATTATTCAATTAATCGTAGTGGGATTTTTACTGGATGCGGTATTTGAAATTAAGCAACCAGTCGTGATTTTATTCATCATTTTCTTGATGAGCTTAATGGCAGCCCGTGAAGCTAAAAATCGCGTGCGGGAAAAAGTACCTTACATTTTGCCAATTATGTGGATATCGGTCATCGTTGGCACGTTGGCAATTCTCGCTTACACCACATTTTTAGTTGTACAGCCTGATACTTGGTATTCACCACAATATTTAATTCCCCTAGCAGGAATGATCTTAGGGAATTCAATGAATGGTGCTGCGATCGCATCTGAGAGATTTACACAGGATTTAGTCAAGCGATCGCGAGAAATCGAAACACATTTATGTCTGGGTGCAACACCAAAACAGGCGATCGCAAATTACCAATCTGATGCGATCAGAGCCTCGATGATCCCCACGATTAACGTGATGATGGTGACAGGTGTGGTGTCCTTACCAGGGATGATGACTGGACAAATATTAGGCGGTGTATCGCCATTACTGGCGGTGCGTTATCAATTAGTGATTTTGTTTGCGATTACCACCGCAAATCTAATCACAGCTCTGATATTAACTAATCTCGTTAGTCGTCAGTTTTTCACTCCAGCCCAACAATTGAAATTGCCCTAA
- a CDS encoding peptidoglycan-binding protein, with amino-acid sequence MELVAYLHSEVLCELIEQGESINQTLDCQLLDAIAQSSRHAKSVLCIGLAAGVIAINAMPLAAFAYTPEVANIQQLLAKRGFNPGAIDGVKGAATTEAIIAAQTFYKLNADGAIGAQTIAALEADTYEANVSLEATPVKATPVSVANSDNKSDSIKNLQQLLSDRGFYGGAIDGISGPMTQEAIILAQKTYGLVADGVAGSLTIAALEAGSNYVPKSNIASTKSDSIKNLQQLLSDRGFYGGAIDGISGPMTQEAIILAQKTYGLVTDGVAGSLTMSALEAGSNVVPVSYKEAASQDSTSNVADNSIKKGQTLLSNLGLYDGEIDGIQGSKTTAAIKKAQALYGLPVDGVLTSATLAALQS; translated from the coding sequence ATGGAACTTGTTGCTTATCTCCACAGTGAAGTGCTTTGCGAACTCATAGAGCAAGGCGAATCTATTAATCAGACTTTAGATTGTCAATTGCTTGATGCGATCGCCCAATCCTCACGTCATGCCAAGTCAGTCTTATGTATTGGACTAGCGGCGGGGGTGATCGCGATTAATGCTATGCCCCTTGCTGCTTTTGCCTACACACCTGAAGTGGCAAACATTCAACAACTATTAGCCAAGCGCGGCTTTAACCCAGGTGCGATCGATGGGGTTAAGGGTGCGGCTACTACAGAAGCAATTATTGCCGCGCAAACGTTTTACAAATTAAATGCTGATGGTGCGATCGGAGCACAAACCATTGCCGCTTTGGAAGCAGACACCTACGAAGCTAATGTTTCCCTCGAAGCTACACCCGTCAAAGCCACACCTGTTAGCGTCGCTAATAGCGACAACAAATCAGACTCAATCAAAAATTTGCAGCAATTGCTAAGCGATCGCGGTTTTTATGGCGGTGCGATCGATGGGATCAGTGGACCAATGACCCAAGAGGCAATTATTCTGGCTCAAAAAACCTACGGCTTAGTTGCTGATGGAGTTGCAGGATCTCTAACTATTGCCGCATTAGAGGCTGGCAGTAATTATGTCCCGAAGAGCAACATCGCTAGTACTAAATCAGACTCAATCAAAAATTTGCAACAATTGCTAAGTGATCGCGGTTTTTATGGCGGTGCGATCGATGGGATCAGTGGACCAATGACCCAAGAGGCAATTATTCTGGCTCAAAAAACCTATGGCTTAGTTACAGATGGGGTGGCAGGATCTCTAACCATGTCTGCTCTGGAAGCAGGTAGTAATGTTGTACCAGTTAGTTATAAAGAGGCTGCTAGTCAAGACAGCACAAGCAATGTTGCCGATAACTCCATTAAAAAAGGGCAAACCCTTTTAAGTAATCTAGGCTTGTACGATGGGGAGATCGATGGCATTCAAGGCTCAAAGACTACCGCCGCTATTAAAAAAGCTCAAGCATTGTATGGATTACCCGTCGATGGAGTTCTGACTTCAGCAACTCTAGCCGCATTGCAATCTTAG
- the cobA gene encoding uroporphyrinogen-III C-methyltransferase translates to MNGKVFIVGAGIGGVEFLTVRARDLICTAEVIISDALVDRTLLDLAPEKCDRIIAGKRGGQESIKQAEINQMLVDYCLQGKRVVRLKSGDPWIFGRSLPEILALQVANCEWEVVAGISSAIAAPMLAGIPLTEVEASSCFAVMTGHDLDRLPWEAITQIPTLVILMGTNNLASLLEKLQTGKSGDTKIAIVRWCGRADQQVWTGTLTDIQSKLPEGSLSPSVIIIGEVVKFHEQLSRQGNQSLENFEQSVDLEKGKLALQGKTILVTRAAGQASQFTDLLTSQGAKVIEMPTLAILPPTSWEMLDQAIANLTKYDWLILTSANAVESFFGRLREAGKDSRALHSLKVAVVGRKTAEVLASYGISPDLVPTDFVADALVDAFLAIPNHVLTGKKMLFPRVESGGREILVEQLQQHGAIVDAIAAYESGCPKEIDPVALEAIQNQRLDAIAFASSKTVKHFCKLLDRVESQETWRSWIAEVKIASIGPQTSKTCYELFGRVDCEALEYTLDGLAEAIGKSF, encoded by the coding sequence ATGAATGGTAAAGTCTTTATAGTTGGGGCGGGAATTGGTGGCGTAGAGTTTTTGACAGTTCGCGCTAGGGATTTGATATGTACTGCTGAAGTGATTATTAGTGATGCGTTGGTCGATCGCACTTTATTAGATCTGGCTCCAGAGAAATGCGATCGCATCATTGCTGGTAAACGTGGTGGTCAGGAAAGCATCAAACAAGCCGAAATCAATCAAATGTTGGTGGATTATTGCTTGCAAGGTAAGCGCGTGGTGCGGCTCAAGAGCGGTGATCCTTGGATATTTGGACGATCGCTACCTGAGATACTTGCCCTGCAAGTAGCAAATTGTGAATGGGAAGTTGTTGCAGGAATTTCTAGTGCGATCGCGGCTCCCATGTTGGCAGGAATTCCGCTTACGGAAGTGGAAGCGAGTTCTTGTTTTGCGGTGATGACGGGGCATGATTTGGATCGGTTGCCTTGGGAAGCGATCACCCAAATTCCAACATTGGTAATTTTGATGGGGACAAATAATCTGGCAAGCTTGTTAGAGAAATTACAAACGGGAAAATCTGGGGATACAAAAATCGCGATCGTGCGTTGGTGTGGAAGAGCCGATCAACAAGTATGGACAGGAACTCTGACAGATATTCAATCGAAATTACCCGAAGGTTCGCTATCGCCATCGGTGATTATTATTGGGGAAGTCGTAAAGTTTCATGAGCAATTGTCGCGTCAAGGCAATCAATCATTGGAAAATTTTGAGCAAAGCGTAGATCTCGAAAAGGGAAAATTAGCGTTGCAAGGCAAAACGATTTTAGTGACAAGGGCGGCAGGTCAGGCTAGCCAATTTACAGATTTATTGACCAGTCAAGGTGCAAAGGTAATCGAGATGCCAACTTTGGCAATTTTGCCACCGACTAGTTGGGAAATGCTCGATCAGGCGATCGCCAATCTTACTAAATACGATTGGCTAATTTTGACCTCAGCAAATGCCGTTGAGAGCTTTTTTGGGCGCTTGCGAGAGGCTGGCAAAGATAGCCGTGCTTTGCATTCACTTAAAGTTGCCGTAGTCGGGCGCAAGACAGCAGAAGTTTTGGCAAGTTATGGGATTTCTCCAGATTTAGTGCCAACGGATTTTGTTGCCGATGCTTTGGTTGATGCTTTTCTTGCCATTCCCAATCATGTTTTAACTGGCAAAAAAATGTTATTCCCGCGTGTAGAGTCGGGCGGACGTGAGATTTTGGTGGAGCAGTTACAGCAGCATGGGGCAATAGTTGACGCAATCGCGGCTTATGAGTCGGGATGTCCTAAGGAGATCGATCCTGTCGCGCTAGAAGCTATTCAAAATCAGAGACTTGATGCGATCGCCTTTGCTAGCTCCAAAACCGTAAAGCATTTTTGCAAATTACTTGATCGCGTCGAGTCTCAAGAAACTTGGCGATCGTGGATTGCTGAGGTGAAAATCGCTTCAATTGGGCCGCAAACTTCTAAGACTTGCTACGAGTTATTTGGGCGCGTTGACTGCGAGGCTTTGGAATACACCTTAGATGGGCTTGCTGAAGCGATCGGCAAAAGTTTTTAA
- a CDS encoding Uma2 family endonuclease translates to MTNTISKLETIYPSSDGQPMAESTEHYQWIVTITGGLESLFKDDENVFVAGDLLWYPVEGKSDIRRAPDVMVVFGRPKGARGSYIQHIESGIAPQVVFEILSRGNRILEMSRKFDFYQTYGVEEYYVYDHLSNDLAIWIRNQEQNRLEPIDKVQNWISSRLGIRFELTDESLNIFHPDGNKFLTYLEQVEQKEQALNAMSKYAAKLREMGIDPKNLL, encoded by the coding sequence ATGACTAATACAATCAGCAAGTTAGAGACTATCTATCCTAGCAGTGACGGACAACCAATGGCAGAAAGTACCGAGCATTATCAATGGATAGTGACGATTACAGGTGGATTGGAATCTCTCTTTAAAGATGATGAGAATGTATTTGTAGCAGGAGATTTACTGTGGTATCCCGTTGAAGGTAAGTCTGATATTCGTCGAGCGCCTGATGTAATGGTGGTATTTGGCAGACCAAAGGGAGCGCGAGGTTCTTACATTCAACACATAGAGTCAGGGATAGCACCTCAAGTAGTATTTGAAATTTTGTCTAGAGGCAATCGTATTTTAGAAATGTCTCGCAAGTTTGATTTCTATCAAACCTATGGTGTAGAGGAATATTATGTCTACGATCATCTTTCCAATGACTTAGCAATATGGATCAGAAATCAAGAACAGAATCGACTAGAGCCTATTGATAAAGTCCAAAATTGGATCAGCTCACGTTTAGGGATTCGCTTTGAGCTAACTGATGAAAGTTTAAATATTTTTCACCCAGATGGGAATAAGTTTTTAACTTATCTGGAACAGGTTGAGCAAAAAGAACAAGCTCTGAATGCTATGTCTAAATATGCAGCTAAGCTTCGCGAAATGGGCATAGATCCTAAAAATCTTTTATGA
- the mutL gene encoding DNA mismatch repair endonuclease MutL: MQNIHTLPIEVVHLIAAGEVIDSLAAVVRELAENAIDAQATRIVISIWTDSLSVQVSDNGCGMAIADLSQAATPHTTSKINNAEDLQQINSLGFRGEALYSLAQLADLHICSRPVLEPVGYQANYDEHGNLQTSPKVVAIASGTVVTVRNLFSRYPNRLQSLPSNSQQARKVQLQIQQMAIANPQINWQVNLDNREWMTIWAGEDASEILPQIISSIQPYDLVFREFTLISITLGLPDRLSRRRPDWVKIILNGRGITFPELEQTILSSLERTIPRNRFPVCIVSLNLPCDRIDWNRHPAKAEAYIQNLGDIQTQLKDCITESLKVSESSSQINYGSAANELLKTAERKTSYLIPAKRENFNQPNLSLKAIAQVLDTYILAEHSGGLWLVEQHVAHERVLFEQIETQWQIVTIEQPILLKQLSDDAIDRLQALGIEIEAFGNNLWAVRSLPEILIGHEDCAVILQEMSHLDDPTMARATAACRSAIRNGTKLEMSTIRDLLWQWQQTRNPHTCPHGRPICLAIDESDLARFFRRNWIISK, translated from the coding sequence ATGCAAAACATTCACACGCTACCTATTGAAGTTGTGCATCTAATCGCTGCTGGGGAAGTGATTGATTCATTGGCGGCGGTAGTAAGAGAACTTGCTGAGAATGCGATCGATGCCCAAGCGACAAGAATCGTAATTTCGATATGGACAGATTCTCTCTCAGTACAGGTGAGTGACAATGGCTGTGGCATGGCGATCGCTGATTTATCCCAAGCTGCAACTCCGCATACAACTAGTAAAATCAATAATGCTGAAGATCTTCAACAGATAAATAGTTTAGGCTTTCGCGGTGAAGCTCTCTATAGTCTTGCCCAACTTGCAGATTTGCATATTTGCAGTCGCCCAGTCCTAGAGCCAGTGGGCTATCAAGCTAATTATGATGAGCATGGCAATTTACAAACCAGCCCAAAAGTAGTCGCGATCGCATCGGGGACAGTCGTCACCGTTCGCAATCTATTTTCGCGTTATCCTAATCGTTTACAATCTTTGCCTAGTAATTCGCAGCAAGCTCGCAAGGTGCAATTACAGATTCAACAAATGGCGATCGCAAATCCTCAAATTAACTGGCAGGTAAATCTCGACAATCGAGAATGGATGACGATTTGGGCAGGAGAGGATGCTAGTGAGATTTTGCCACAAATTATTAGTTCAATTCAGCCCTATGATTTGGTGTTTAGAGAATTCACCCTCATCTCAATCACCCTTGGACTGCCCGATCGCCTATCGCGTCGTCGTCCTGACTGGGTAAAGATTATTCTCAATGGTCGGGGAATTACTTTTCCTGAATTAGAGCAAACTATTCTCTCTAGTTTAGAGCGAACCATACCTCGCAATCGTTTTCCTGTATGTATTGTTAGTTTAAATCTACCCTGCGATCGCATCGACTGGAATCGTCATCCCGCCAAGGCTGAAGCCTATATTCAAAATTTAGGAGATATCCAAACTCAGTTAAAAGATTGCATTACGGAATCTCTCAAAGTTTCTGAATCAAGTTCTCAAATTAATTATGGAAGTGCGGCTAATGAACTATTAAAAACTGCTGAACGCAAAACCTCTTATTTGATTCCTGCCAAGCGGGAGAACTTCAATCAACCAAATTTATCTTTGAAGGCGATCGCACAGGTTCTTGATACTTACATTTTAGCGGAGCACTCAGGTGGTTTATGGCTAGTGGAGCAACATGTTGCCCATGAGCGAGTTCTCTTTGAGCAAATCGAAACTCAATGGCAAATTGTGACTATTGAGCAACCGATTTTATTGAAGCAACTTTCTGACGATGCAATTGACCGTTTACAAGCACTAGGCATAGAAATTGAAGCTTTTGGGAATAACCTATGGGCTGTGCGATCGCTGCCTGAAATTTTAATTGGGCATGAAGATTGTGCAGTGATTTTGCAAGAAATGAGTCATCTGGATGATCCAACTATGGCAAGGGCAACGGCTGCCTGTCGTAGTGCAATTCGCAATGGTACAAAGTTAGAAATGTCCACAATTCGCGATCTGCTCTGGCAATGGCAACAAACCCGCAATCCTCATACCTGTCCGCATGGTCGCCCTATTTGTCTTGCGATCGATGAGTCAGATCTAGCAAGATTTTTCCGCCGCAATTGGATCATCTCAAAATAG